One window of Papaver somniferum cultivar HN1 chromosome 9, ASM357369v1, whole genome shotgun sequence genomic DNA carries:
- the LOC113312780 gene encoding uncharacterized protein LOC113312780: MKVENLIVGNEWVMPSELLDMVSINELPVLSLEEDKRIWSSTITGDFSVSSAVELSEQSIQKKFQLASRCCFCKKDEETLEHILWKCNYSELIWKWLVGMFNFKNPKSFDEVFSSAKHKSPAVGEIWRYAAFITLRELWFQRNRSVYEDEVFNEQNIKSRILKLTAE; this comes from the exons ATGAAAGTTGAAAACCTAATAGTTGGTAATGAATGGGTTATGCCTTCTGAACTTCTTGATATGGTTTCAATCAATGAGCTACCTGTACTCAGTTTGGAGGAAGACAAAAGAATCTGGAGTAGCACAATTACTGGGGATTTCTCTGTTTCTTCTGCAGTTGAGTTATCAGAACAAAGTATTCAAAA GAAATTTCAACTTGCTTCTAGATGTTGTTTTTGTAAGAAAGATGAGGAAACTCTAGAACACATTCTATGGAAATGCAACTATAGTGAGCTAATTTGGAAGTGGTTAGTAGGGATGTTTAATTTCAAGAACCCTAAGTCCTTTGATGAAGTCTTTAGTTCTGCAAAACATAAAAGTCCTGCAGTTGGTGAAATATGGAGATATGCTGCTTTCATTACTCTCAGGGAACTGTGGTTTCAAAGAAATAGAAGTGTTTATGAGGATGAAGTCTTCAATGAACAAAATATTAAATCAAGAATCTTGAAACTTACTGCTGAATGA